A single region of the Sphingomonas sp. LY29 genome encodes:
- a CDS encoding farnesyl diphosphate synthase, protein MPVEAQVKAPDLAAEARRIAQGVDRVFSDYLSSQGDGRDQLFAAMRHAGIGGGKRLRPLLTVAASRLFGIDEDRAIRAGSAIEAIHVYSLIHDDLPCMDDDDLRRGKPTVHKAFDEATAVLAGDCFHDLAFEILADEDTHEDPFVRSELVLELARASGPNGMAGGQMLDLAAEGQTLDMGQVTRLQQLKTGALIEYSVEAACIMGRLDPHARTPYRGYARDIGLAFQIADDLLDHSGDEAAAGKRLHKDEEAGKATFVSLLGEERARQQCSMLVEQGIAHLQGHGEEADLLRAIARYVEERDR, encoded by the coding sequence ATGCCGGTTGAGGCGCAGGTGAAGGCGCCCGACCTTGCCGCAGAGGCGCGGCGCATCGCGCAAGGCGTCGACCGGGTCTTCTCCGACTATCTGTCGAGCCAGGGCGATGGGCGCGACCAATTGTTCGCGGCAATGCGCCATGCCGGCATTGGCGGTGGTAAGCGGTTGCGGCCGCTCCTCACCGTTGCCGCATCGCGCTTGTTCGGCATCGATGAGGACCGCGCGATCCGTGCCGGAAGCGCGATCGAGGCGATCCACGTCTATTCGCTGATCCACGACGATTTGCCGTGCATGGACGACGACGACCTTCGGCGCGGCAAGCCGACCGTCCACAAGGCGTTTGACGAAGCGACCGCGGTGCTCGCGGGCGACTGCTTCCACGACCTCGCCTTTGAGATCCTTGCCGACGAGGACACGCATGAGGACCCGTTCGTTCGGTCCGAGCTGGTGCTGGAACTTGCGCGCGCGTCGGGTCCTAATGGCATGGCCGGGGGGCAGATGCTCGACCTCGCCGCCGAAGGGCAGACGCTCGACATGGGGCAGGTGACACGCCTCCAGCAGCTGAAGACCGGCGCGCTGATCGAATATTCGGTCGAAGCCGCCTGCATCATGGGTCGGCTCGATCCCCACGCCCGCACGCCCTATCGCGGCTACGCGCGCGACATCGGGCTCGCTTTCCAGATTGCCGACGACCTGCTCGATCATTCGGGCGACGAGGCAGCGGCGGGCAAGCGGCTGCACAAGGACGAAGAGGCGGGCAAGGCGACCTTCGTTTCCTTGCTGGGCGAAGAACGTGCTCGCCAGCAATGTTCGATGCTTGTCGAGCAAGGCATTGCGCACTTGCAAGGTCATGGCGAAGAAGCCGACCTGCTTCGCGCAATTGCTCGCTACGTCGAGGAACGGGACCGCTGA
- the coaD gene encoding pantetheine-phosphate adenylyltransferase has protein sequence MPDPRNRIGVYPGTFDPLTLGHLDIIRRGTHLVDQLVIGVTTNPSKSPMFTVAERIAMVERETADIAGVSVVEFDSLLMDFAEREGASLILRGLRAVADFEYEYQMAGMNQQLNDRIETVFLMADVSLQPIASRLVKEIACYGGKIEKFVPPGVAADVAARLAEKKR, from the coding sequence ATGCCCGACCCGCGCAACCGCATCGGCGTCTACCCGGGCACGTTCGACCCGCTGACGCTCGGCCATCTCGACATCATCCGACGCGGGACGCACCTCGTCGACCAGCTCGTGATCGGGGTGACGACGAACCCGTCCAAGTCGCCGATGTTCACCGTCGCGGAGCGCATTGCGATGGTCGAGCGCGAGACTGCCGACATCGCCGGTGTCAGCGTGGTCGAATTCGACTCGTTGCTGATGGATTTTGCCGAGCGCGAGGGCGCGTCGCTGATCCTGCGTGGTCTGCGCGCGGTCGCCGACTTTGAATACGAATATCAGATGGCTGGCATGAACCAGCAGCTCAACGACCGGATCGAAACCGTTTTCCTGATGGCCGACGTGTCGTTGCAGCCGATCGCGTCAAGGCTGGTGAAAGAAATCGCCTGCTACGGCGGTAAGATCGAAAAGTTCGTACCGCCCGGAGTGGCCGCCGACGTGGCGGCGCGTCTGGCGGAGAAAAAGCGGTAG
- a CDS encoding peptidylprolyl isomerase: protein MFKRLIALPFVGLALIAAAKPAPAPVTPPPSLIAPATIAADPANRWTLELSNGGRVVIQLRPDLAPQHVYRIQQLTSQGFYNGLPFHRVIPGFMAQGGDPLGTGEGGSKLPDLPAEFTTIPHVRGVASMARAEDKNSANSQFFIMLAPRFSLDRKYTAFGRVIEGMAGVDGIAVGEPPEQPTRIVKASIGGPLPAPPAVAPAAASAPAAPAVATPEPAPAPAATAAPATAAEAPAPQ, encoded by the coding sequence ATGTTCAAACGTTTGATTGCCTTGCCTTTTGTCGGCCTGGCCCTGATCGCGGCAGCCAAGCCGGCGCCGGCCCCGGTTACGCCGCCGCCGTCGCTGATCGCCCCTGCGACCATCGCCGCCGACCCCGCCAACCGCTGGACGCTCGAACTGTCGAACGGAGGCCGCGTGGTGATTCAGTTGCGCCCCGACCTGGCGCCGCAGCATGTGTATCGTATTCAGCAACTGACCTCGCAGGGCTTCTACAACGGCCTCCCGTTTCACCGTGTCATTCCCGGCTTCATGGCTCAGGGCGGCGATCCCTTGGGAACCGGCGAAGGCGGATCGAAGCTGCCCGACCTTCCCGCCGAATTCACGACCATCCCGCACGTTCGCGGCGTCGCGTCGATGGCGCGGGCCGAGGACAAGAACAGTGCAAACAGCCAGTTCTTCATCATGCTGGCGCCGCGCTTCAGCCTCGACCGCAAATACACTGCGTTCGGCCGGGTGATCGAGGGCATGGCCGGCGTCGATGGCATCGCGGTCGGCGAGCCGCCCGAGCAGCCGACGCGGATCGTCAAGGCGTCGATTGGCGGACCTCTGCCGGCGCCGCCTGCTGTCGCCCCTGCCGCTGCTTCTGCCCCGGCTGCTCCCGCTGTGGCGACTCCAGAGCCCGCGCCTGCTCCTGCTGCAACGGCAGCTCCGGCGACGGCTGCGGAGGCACCCGCGCCTCAATAA
- the queA gene encoding tRNA preQ1(34) S-adenosylmethionine ribosyltransferase-isomerase QueA, which yields MRVDLFDFELPAERIALRPASPRDSARMLVVEGGKLTDGHVLDLPDLLNPDDLLVFNDTRVIPAQLEGRRGDAKVGVTLHKRAGPRRWWAFVRNAKRVRIGDVVEFGEGVSASAVERDEAGALLFEFAGDEPVELLLERAGKMPLPPYIAARRGTDEADASDYQTMFAAEAGAVAAPTAALHFTDRLVAALDAKAIKRETLTLHVGAGTFLPVKVDDTADHRMHAEWGRIDQATADRINAARAAGGRIIAVGTTSLRLLESATGEDGIVRPFEGDTAIFITPGYRFKAVDGLMTNFHLPRSTLFMLVSALMGRETMQAAYAYAIDRDYRFYSYGDASLLLP from the coding sequence ATGCGCGTCGACCTGTTTGATTTCGAGCTTCCGGCGGAGCGGATTGCGCTTCGACCGGCAAGCCCGCGCGATTCGGCGCGGATGCTGGTCGTCGAGGGCGGGAAACTGACCGACGGTCATGTGCTCGACCTGCCCGATCTCCTCAATCCCGACGACCTGCTCGTCTTCAACGACACCCGCGTCATTCCCGCGCAACTCGAAGGCCGGCGCGGCGACGCGAAGGTCGGCGTAACCCTCCACAAGCGCGCGGGGCCGCGTCGCTGGTGGGCATTCGTGCGCAACGCGAAGCGGGTGCGGATCGGCGATGTCGTCGAATTCGGCGAAGGCGTGTCGGCTTCGGCCGTCGAGCGCGATGAGGCGGGCGCCCTGCTGTTCGAGTTCGCCGGTGACGAGCCGGTCGAGTTGTTGCTCGAGCGAGCGGGAAAGATGCCGCTTCCCCCCTACATCGCCGCCCGGCGCGGGACCGATGAGGCCGATGCAAGCGACTATCAGACGATGTTCGCTGCAGAGGCGGGCGCGGTCGCGGCGCCGACGGCCGCGCTGCACTTTACCGATCGCCTCGTCGCGGCGCTTGATGCCAAGGCGATCAAGCGCGAAACGCTCACGCTGCACGTCGGCGCGGGGACGTTTCTTCCGGTGAAGGTCGATGATACGGCCGACCATCGGATGCATGCCGAATGGGGCCGGATCGACCAGGCGACGGCGGACCGGATCAACGCCGCGCGCGCGGCCGGCGGGCGGATCATCGCCGTTGGCACCACCTCGCTCCGGTTGCTGGAAAGCGCGACGGGAGAAGACGGCATCGTTCGCCCCTTCGAAGGCGACACCGCGATCTTCATCACGCCCGGTTATCGCTTCAAGGCGGTCGATGGGTTGATGACCAACTTCCACCTCCCGCGCTCGACGCTGTTCATGCTGGTGTCGGCACTGATGGGACGCGAGACGATGCAGGCGGCCTACGCTTACGCCATCGATCGGGATTATCGCTTTTACAGCTACGGCGACGCGTCGCTGCTGCTACCCTAG
- a CDS encoding sulfotransferase has product MTIDDLPRFVFIVGAPRCGTTTLAGFLKGHPRVCFPLVKEPHFFLQHDTRGLDAEALRRLVEREYLDRFYAQCDSSRDTGVDGSVSYLYAPDELLPALSLWPDAKFVIALRDPMTMLPSLHQRLKYTGDETIERFDKAWAAIPDRVAGRRIPRSCLEPRWLRYDEAGRFGTYVERFFNVIGRERCFVSLFDDLVADPEGQYRAMCDFVGLEPVAGTKMKSRRESKGFRYGWLQRLLKRPPAAARNYLAGKHFAQRERSLDDDDSKVTEKIFSIRKRLLRWNRVPLVKQPIPVEIQQDIRDRLSDEIAHLGRLLGRDLSHWLEVREGRLG; this is encoded by the coding sequence GTGACCATCGACGACCTCCCCCGCTTCGTCTTCATAGTCGGCGCGCCGCGCTGCGGAACGACGACGCTCGCCGGTTTCCTGAAGGGCCATCCACGCGTCTGCTTCCCTCTGGTGAAGGAGCCGCACTTCTTCCTACAGCACGATACGCGCGGGCTTGACGCGGAGGCGCTTCGCAGGCTGGTCGAGCGCGAATATCTCGACCGCTTCTACGCCCAATGTGATTCCTCGCGCGACACGGGCGTCGACGGTTCGGTCAGCTACCTTTACGCGCCCGACGAATTGTTGCCGGCGCTGTCGCTGTGGCCCGACGCGAAGTTCGTCATCGCGCTTCGCGATCCGATGACGATGCTTCCGTCGCTTCACCAGCGCCTGAAATATACCGGCGACGAGACCATCGAGCGGTTCGACAAGGCATGGGCGGCGATCCCCGATCGCGTGGCGGGCCGTCGGATCCCGCGTAGTTGCCTCGAGCCGCGCTGGCTTCGCTATGACGAGGCGGGACGTTTCGGCACCTATGTCGAGCGCTTCTTCAATGTCATTGGTCGCGAGCGCTGCTTCGTCTCGTTGTTTGACGATCTGGTCGCCGATCCCGAAGGCCAATATCGGGCGATGTGTGACTTCGTCGGGTTGGAGCCGGTAGCGGGCACCAAGATGAAGTCGCGGCGTGAGAGCAAGGGCTTCCGCTACGGCTGGCTTCAGCGCCTGCTCAAGCGCCCGCCCGCTGCGGCGCGCAATTACCTGGCCGGCAAGCATTTCGCTCAGCGCGAGCGGTCGCTCGACGACGATGATTCAAAGGTCACCGAGAAAATCTTTTCGATCCGCAAGCGGCTGCTCCGCTGGAATCGAGTGCCGCTGGTGAAGCAACCGATCCCCGTCGAAATCCAACAGGACATCCGCGATCGCCTCTCGGACGAAATCGCGCACCTCGGTCGCCTGCTTGGCCGCGACCTGTCGCACTGGCTGGAAGTGCGCGAAGGGCGCCTAGGGTAG
- a CDS encoding TSUP family transporter, with product MIEPWLYAVLTAVAVLTGFIDAIAGGGGLIMMPALLFAGVPPVNALATNKLQSMFGTAMAAFAYARKGLIDWRANRLTIALVFIGSSIGVVVVQSIDTSLLSLLIPLLLLGVAAYVLFSPRMGDEDAHERLSMRGYAPVGAAIGAYDGFFGPGTGSFFTATLVGLRGLGLTRATALTKAFNLTSNVAAVLFFALGGKMWWLLGLCMAAGAMIGGWIGSHTAMRFGARLIRPLLITLSLGLTARLLWGYFA from the coding sequence ATGATCGAACCCTGGCTCTACGCCGTCCTGACCGCGGTGGCGGTGCTGACCGGCTTCATCGACGCGATTGCCGGGGGCGGCGGACTGATCATGATGCCCGCGCTGCTGTTCGCGGGCGTGCCGCCAGTGAATGCGCTCGCGACCAACAAGCTGCAATCGATGTTCGGCACAGCGATGGCGGCATTCGCCTATGCCCGCAAAGGGCTGATCGACTGGCGCGCCAATCGCCTGACGATCGCGCTGGTGTTCATTGGGTCGAGCATTGGCGTGGTCGTCGTCCAGAGCATCGACACGTCGCTGCTTTCCCTCCTCATTCCGCTGCTCCTGCTCGGCGTGGCGGCCTATGTGCTGTTCAGCCCGCGCATGGGGGACGAGGATGCGCACGAGCGGCTGTCGATGCGCGGCTACGCGCCGGTGGGCGCGGCCATCGGTGCCTATGACGGCTTCTTCGGACCGGGCACCGGGAGCTTTTTCACCGCGACCTTGGTGGGTCTACGCGGTCTCGGACTGACCCGCGCGACCGCGCTGACGAAAGCGTTCAACTTGACCAGCAACGTCGCCGCGGTCCTGTTCTTTGCGCTCGGCGGAAAGATGTGGTGGCTGCTCGGCCTGTGCATGGCGGCAGGCGCGATGATCGGCGGATGGATCGGCAGCCACACGGCAATGCGCTTTGGCGCCCGCCTGATCCGGCCGCTGCTCATCACGCTATCGCTTGGGCTCACGGCGCGCTTGCTGTGGGGCTACTTCGCGTGA
- the tgt gene encoding tRNA guanosine(34) transglycosylase Tgt: protein MTRFSFSIAATEGAARTGAITMQRGTIRTPAFMPVGTAATVKAMRPGEVRASGADILLGNTYHLMLRPGAERVARLGGLHRFMGWERPILTDSGGYQVMSLSDLTKVTEEGVAFKSHLDGSRHMLSPERSIEVQRLLGSDIVMQFDQLVPTISTPKDQVEAMDRSIRWGRRSREEFDRGGEHATRAALFGIQQGALDEGLRQRSAEGLLEIGFDGYAVGGLAVGEGQEAMLACLDFAPGQLPAHKPRYLMGVGKPDDIVEAVRRGIDMFDCVLPTRSGRNGQAFTRDGPINLRNAKFAEDQEPIDAECSCPACTTFSRAYVHHLVRSGEILGAMLMTEHNLWFYQQLMQGLRDAIAESRFASHAASFLNRYRRAAA from the coding sequence ATGACCAGATTTTCCTTTTCGATCGCGGCGACCGAAGGCGCCGCGCGCACCGGCGCGATCACGATGCAGCGCGGAACGATCCGCACACCGGCCTTCATGCCGGTCGGGACCGCCGCCACCGTCAAGGCGATGCGCCCCGGCGAAGTGCGCGCCTCGGGCGCGGACATCCTGCTCGGCAACACCTATCACTTGATGCTCCGCCCGGGTGCGGAGCGCGTGGCGCGTCTCGGCGGGCTTCACCGTTTCATGGGATGGGAGCGGCCGATCCTGACCGATAGCGGCGGGTATCAGGTGATGAGCCTGAGTGACCTGACCAAGGTCACCGAAGAAGGCGTGGCGTTCAAGAGCCATCTCGACGGGTCGCGGCACATGTTGAGCCCGGAGCGATCGATCGAGGTCCAGCGTCTGCTGGGGTCGGACATCGTCATGCAGTTCGACCAGTTGGTGCCGACGATCTCGACGCCAAAGGATCAGGTCGAGGCGATGGACCGGTCGATCCGCTGGGGACGCCGAAGCCGCGAGGAGTTCGATCGCGGCGGTGAGCATGCGACCCGCGCCGCGCTGTTCGGGATTCAGCAGGGTGCGCTCGACGAAGGGTTGCGCCAGCGTTCCGCGGAAGGGCTGCTCGAAATCGGCTTCGATGGCTACGCGGTCGGCGGGCTTGCGGTCGGCGAGGGGCAGGAGGCGATGCTTGCCTGCCTCGACTTCGCGCCGGGGCAACTGCCGGCCCACAAGCCGCGCTACCTGATGGGGGTCGGCAAACCCGACGACATCGTCGAGGCGGTCCGGCGCGGGATCGACATGTTCGATTGCGTGCTGCCGACGCGGTCGGGCCGCAACGGGCAGGCGTTCACGCGCGATGGGCCGATCAACCTGCGTAACGCCAAGTTCGCCGAGGATCAGGAGCCGATCGACGCCGAATGCAGTTGCCCGGCCTGCACGACCTTCAGCCGCGCCTACGTCCATCACCTCGTGCGGTCAGGCGAAATACTGGGCGCGATGCTGATGACCGAGCATAACCTGTGGTTCTACCAGCAGCTGATGCAGGGGCTTCGCGACGCGATCGCGGAAAGCCGCTTCGCGAGCCACGCGGCCAGCTTCCTCAATCGCTATCGGCGGGCTGCCGCCTAG
- a CDS encoding DEAD/DEAH box helicase, whose protein sequence is MPFADLGLSDQLLRAITDSGYDEPTPIQKGAIPPVLMGRDMIGIAQTGTGKTASFVLPMIDILSEGRSRARMPRSLILEPTRELAAQVAENFEKYGKYHKLSMALLIGGVQMGDQVKALEKGVDVLIATPGRLMDLFSRGKIMLNDCKLLVIDEADRMLDMGFIPDIEDICSKLPKSRQTLLFSATMPPPIKKLADKFLTDPKVVEVARPATANVNIDQRLIICPGPKKRDALRSILREDGFKNAIIFCNKKVTVRELYTSLKRSGFAVGQIQGDMEQKDRIAEFDRFKNDEITVLVASDVAARGLDVKGVTHVVNFDVPWQPDDYIHRIGRTGRAGMKGIAYTLGTSADGEAIAAIEKLTGMKLARVGAVQDAQPAPVAEAADAVEAPVDEAPKKPARSRGRGKAKPESKAEVARDEREPVEAPLPPKPAPVAEPVHVAPRPVDDANADWNGPVPSFLAFSAL, encoded by the coding sequence ATGCCTTTTGCCGACCTCGGCCTATCCGACCAATTGCTGCGCGCTATCACCGATAGCGGCTACGACGAACCGACTCCCATTCAAAAAGGTGCGATCCCGCCCGTCCTGATGGGACGCGACATGATCGGCATTGCCCAGACCGGAACGGGCAAGACCGCCAGCTTCGTCCTGCCGATGATCGACATCCTGTCCGAGGGTCGCAGCCGTGCGCGCATGCCGCGCTCGCTGATCCTCGAACCGACGCGCGAACTCGCTGCGCAGGTCGCCGAGAATTTCGAGAAGTACGGCAAGTACCACAAGCTTTCGATGGCGCTGCTCATCGGCGGCGTTCAGATGGGCGACCAGGTCAAGGCGCTCGAAAAGGGCGTCGACGTCCTCATCGCTACGCCGGGCCGGCTGATGGACCTGTTCTCGCGCGGCAAGATCATGCTGAACGACTGCAAGCTGCTGGTCATCGACGAAGCCGACCGCATGCTCGACATGGGCTTCATCCCCGACATCGAAGATATTTGTTCGAAGCTGCCGAAGAGCCGCCAGACCCTGCTGTTCTCCGCGACCATGCCGCCGCCGATCAAGAAGCTGGCGGACAAGTTCCTGACCGATCCCAAGGTGGTCGAGGTGGCGCGTCCGGCAACGGCCAACGTCAACATCGACCAGCGCCTGATCATCTGTCCGGGGCCCAAGAAGCGCGACGCGCTCCGTTCGATCCTGCGCGAGGACGGGTTCAAGAACGCGATCATCTTCTGCAACAAGAAGGTGACGGTTCGCGAACTTTACACCAGCCTCAAGCGCTCGGGCTTCGCGGTCGGCCAGATCCAGGGCGACATGGAGCAGAAGGATCGCATCGCCGAGTTCGACCGCTTCAAGAACGACGAGATCACCGTGCTGGTCGCATCCGACGTCGCCGCGCGCGGCCTCGACGTGAAGGGCGTTACCCACGTCGTCAATTTCGACGTTCCGTGGCAACCGGACGATTACATCCACCGCATCGGTCGTACCGGTCGCGCGGGGATGAAAGGCATCGCCTATACGCTCGGCACTTCGGCCGATGGCGAAGCGATCGCCGCGATCGAAAAGCTGACGGGCATGAAGCTGGCTCGCGTCGGCGCCGTACAGGATGCGCAGCCCGCGCCGGTTGCCGAAGCCGCGGACGCCGTCGAGGCCCCCGTGGACGAAGCGCCGAAAAAGCCGGCGCGGTCGCGTGGTCGCGGCAAGGCCAAGCCTGAATCGAAGGCCGAAGTCGCCCGCGACGAGCGTGAGCCGGTCGAAGCGCCGCTTCCGCCTAAGCCTGCCCCGGTCGCCGAGCCCGTCCACGTCGCGCCCCGTCCGGTGGACGACGCCAACGCCGACTGGAATGGCCCGGTGCCGAGCTTCCTGGCGTTCAGCGCGCTCTAG
- a CDS encoding DUF885 domain-containing protein, translating to MERREFLVNGGMTAIGLALLGGCAPATTTAPMVPPTVPPPPPLAGRSDEALNAIFTRIFEEKMKAQPAFATVLGIDTGANAALRSTFDPKPAPQARAEQLARDKAALAAVKGVDPATLSPAANLNRDIVIYDLETSILPLERFGLDGVQNPYLITQQDGAYFQIPDFLDSSHPIETAADAEAYLSRLAEFPTILDNQTADQRAMAARGFLAPGWSLDLALGQIGKLRNQPAATNGMVRSIVERTAKKGIAGNWAARATRIVEGGVYPALDRQVAAIKALRPTTAPGDGAQRLPDGDAIYAAALAAATTTNMTPDEVHQLGLQQVADISGQLDTLLKQAGYTRGSVGERLAALNASPAQLYPETDAGRAQLIADLNTSYQAMNAKMSRAFATLPTLPLDIRRVPPEIQDGASNGYYNLASLDGSRPAIYFINLKSVRDWPKYSLPSLTYHEGVPGHHLQLSLSQESKDIPMLRKISFYSSYSEGWALYSEALADELGGYDGIERAGYLQSFLFRAARLVVDTGLNSKGWSRERAVDYMTATTGFPRTRVQREVERYCASIGQACSYKVGHIAWERARKRAEAALGPRFDIRQFHEVLKDGSMPLTILDRRIDERIAQAKVAG from the coding sequence ATGGAACGGCGCGAATTCTTGGTGAACGGCGGCATGACCGCCATCGGTCTCGCCCTCCTCGGCGGCTGCGCGCCGGCGACCACGACCGCTCCGATGGTGCCGCCGACGGTGCCCCCGCCCCCGCCGCTGGCCGGTCGCAGCGACGAAGCGTTGAATGCGATCTTCACCCGCATTTTCGAAGAGAAGATGAAGGCGCAGCCCGCTTTCGCAACGGTCCTCGGCATCGACACGGGCGCGAACGCGGCGTTGCGCTCGACCTTCGATCCCAAGCCTGCCCCGCAGGCCCGCGCCGAACAATTGGCGCGCGACAAGGCGGCATTGGCGGCGGTCAAGGGCGTCGACCCTGCTACCCTGTCGCCCGCCGCGAACCTCAACCGCGACATCGTCATCTACGATCTCGAAACGTCAATCCTGCCCTTGGAGCGCTTCGGCCTCGATGGGGTGCAGAACCCCTATCTGATCACCCAGCAGGACGGGGCCTATTTCCAGATCCCCGACTTCCTCGACAGTTCTCACCCGATCGAAACCGCCGCCGATGCCGAGGCCTATCTGTCGCGTCTGGCCGAATTCCCGACGATTCTCGACAATCAGACCGCCGATCAGCGCGCGATGGCGGCACGAGGGTTCCTGGCGCCCGGATGGTCGCTGGATCTCGCGCTCGGCCAGATCGGAAAGCTTCGCAACCAGCCGGCGGCGACCAACGGCATGGTCCGCTCGATCGTCGAGCGCACTGCGAAGAAGGGTATCGCCGGAAACTGGGCGGCGCGTGCGACGCGCATCGTCGAAGGCGGTGTCTATCCCGCACTCGACCGTCAGGTGGCGGCGATCAAGGCGCTTCGGCCGACGACCGCGCCGGGCGACGGCGCGCAGCGTCTTCCCGATGGCGATGCCATCTATGCCGCGGCGCTTGCCGCCGCGACCACGACCAACATGACGCCCGACGAAGTGCACCAGCTTGGGCTGCAGCAGGTTGCCGATATCAGCGGGCAACTCGACACTTTGTTGAAGCAGGCAGGCTACACGCGCGGCTCGGTCGGCGAACGGCTCGCGGCCCTCAACGCCTCCCCGGCTCAGCTCTATCCAGAGACCGACGCCGGACGGGCGCAACTGATCGCCGACCTCAACACCAGCTACCAGGCGATGAACGCGAAGATGTCGCGCGCCTTCGCCACCCTGCCCACGCTGCCACTCGACATTCGCCGCGTGCCGCCCGAGATCCAGGACGGCGCCTCGAACGGCTATTACAACCTCGCCTCGCTCGACGGGTCGCGGCCGGCGATCTATTTCATCAACCTGAAGTCGGTGCGCGACTGGCCCAAATATTCGCTGCCTTCGCTGACCTATCACGAGGGCGTTCCGGGCCATCACCTCCAGCTCAGCCTGTCGCAGGAATCGAAGGACATTCCGATGCTGCGCAAGATCAGCTTCTATTCGTCCTACAGCGAAGGATGGGCGCTCTATTCCGAAGCACTCGCTGACGAACTGGGTGGCTATGACGGCATCGAACGCGCCGGATATCTGCAGTCCTTCCTGTTCCGCGCCGCGCGCCTGGTGGTCGACACCGGCCTCAACTCGAAGGGCTGGAGCCGCGAGCGGGCGGTTGATTACATGACCGCGACCACCGGCTTTCCGCGCACCCGCGTTCAGCGCGAAGTCGAACGCTATTGCGCGTCCATCGGGCAGGCCTGCAGCTACAAGGTCGGTCACATCGCCTGGGAACGCGCGCGCAAGCGGGCGGAGGCGGCCCTGGGTCCGCGCTTCGACATCCGCCAGTTCCACGAGGTGCTCAAGGATGGGTCGATGCCGCTGACGATCCTCGATCGGCGGATCGACGAGCGGATCGCGCAGGCCAAGGTCGCCGGCTAA
- the prsR gene encoding PEP-CTERM-box response regulator transcription factor yields the protein MTDSPSDLPVLLIVEDDEGLQRQLKWAYEGYRVVSATDRAQAIDLVRLHEPAVVTLDLGLPPDPDGTTEGFATLTEILAIKHDTKVIVASGHGARESALRAIALGAYDFYRKPVDIDDLGLIVSRAFHVHGLERENRRLEALGAGGATVLGSMISASPEMLKVARTIERVANADVSVMLLGASGTGKELLARAVHEKSPRSKGEFVAINCAAIPENLLEAELFGYERGAFTGAVKTTPGKIEQAQGGTLFLDEVGDIPLPLQVKLLRFLQERVIERIGGRSTISVDTRIVCATHQNLDAMTADGRFREDLYYRLAEIVIAIPTLAERSGDAVLLARHFVNRFAREMNPKVAGLAPDAIDAIDAYPWPGNVRELENRLKRAVIMADGKLVAADDLDLPGAREGDGDIAPINLRAAREAIDRRVIHQALTRTDHNISGAAKLLGISRPTLYDLMKQYQLQAG from the coding sequence ATGACCGACTCCCCGTCCGACCTCCCCGTCCTGCTCATCGTCGAGGATGACGAGGGTCTGCAGCGTCAGTTGAAGTGGGCTTACGAGGGCTATCGCGTCGTCAGCGCGACCGACCGGGCGCAAGCGATCGATCTCGTCCGCCTGCACGAGCCCGCCGTGGTCACGCTCGACCTTGGCCTCCCGCCCGACCCCGACGGCACGACCGAAGGCTTCGCGACCCTCACCGAGATCCTGGCGATCAAGCACGACACGAAGGTCATCGTCGCGTCGGGCCATGGCGCCCGCGAAAGCGCGCTTCGGGCGATCGCGCTCGGCGCCTATGATTTTTATCGCAAGCCGGTCGACATCGACGACCTCGGCCTGATCGTCAGCCGCGCGTTCCACGTCCACGGGCTGGAGCGGGAGAATCGCCGCCTCGAGGCGCTCGGCGCCGGCGGCGCGACCGTCCTCGGCTCCATGATCAGCGCCAGTCCCGAGATGCTCAAGGTCGCCCGCACGATCGAGCGGGTCGCCAATGCCGATGTCTCGGTGATGCTGCTGGGTGCGAGCGGCACCGGCAAGGAACTGCTGGCCCGCGCGGTGCACGAGAAATCGCCGCGATCGAAAGGCGAATTCGTCGCGATCAATTGCGCCGCGATCCCCGAGAATCTGCTCGAAGCCGAGCTGTTCGGCTATGAACGCGGCGCATTCACCGGCGCGGTCAAGACGACGCCCGGCAAGATCGAACAGGCGCAGGGCGGAACGCTGTTCCTCGACGAGGTCGGCGACATCCCTTTACCTCTCCAGGTTAAGCTGCTGCGGTTCCTGCAGGAACGGGTGATCGAGCGGATCGGCGGGCGGTCGACCATCTCGGTCGACACGCGCATCGTCTGCGCGACCCACCAGAACCTCGACGCGATGACCGCCGACGGTCGTTTCCGCGAAGACCTCTACTATCGGCTCGCGGAAATCGTCATCGCCATTCCGACGCTGGCCGAGCGTTCGGGCGACGCGGTCCTGCTCGCCCGGCATTTCGTCAATCGCTTTGCGCGCGAGATGAACCCGAAGGTGGCGGGCCTGGCGCCCGACGCGATCGACGCGATCGATGCTTATCCCTGGCCGGGCAACGTCCGCGAACTGGAAAACCGGTTGAAGCGCGCGGTCATCATGGCCGACGGCAAGCTGGTGGCGGCGGACGACCTCGACCTTCCCGGCGCGCGCGAGGGCGACGGCGACATCGCTCCAATCAACCTTCGCGCCGCCCGCGAGGCGATCGACCGCCGGGTGATCCATCAGGCGCTGACCCGGACCGACCACAACATCTCCGGCGCCGCCAAGCTGCTCGGGATCAGCCGCCCGACGCTGTACGACCTGATGAAGCAATATCAGCTGCAGGCGGGCTGA